A genome region from Micromonospora peucetia includes the following:
- a CDS encoding glutamate synthase subunit beta, whose amino-acid sequence MPDPNGFLRYNRRLPARRPVPVRISDWREVYPPAGEELIREQATRCMDCGIPFCHDGCPLGNRIPDWNDLVRTGNWDAAVESLHATNNFPEFTGRLCPAPCEAACVLGIGGGQPVTIKQVEVEIADAAVARGGLSPRPVSAPTGRSVAVVGSGPAGLAAAQQLARAGHAVTVYERDDAAGGLLRYGIPDFKLEKVHVDRRLAQLSAEGVRFRTGVNVGVDVTAEQLRAEYDAVLLTCGALRGRDTPETPGRHLRGVYQAMDHLVASNRVVAAAAGGRPETAVLPDGTPIDAAGKHIVIIGGGDTAADCLGVAHRQGTAGVHQLDLYPQPPQARDEARDPWPTWPWLLRSYPAHEEGGERVFAVAVQEFVDDGTGQVRAVRIAEVTVEKRDGRRVVTPLPGSERELPADLVLLAIGFEGTEEQPLLDQFGVGRNARGAIDARPDWQTDTDGVFVAGDMHRGASLIVWAIAEGRAAAAAIHTYLGGTGTLPAPVDPARQPLAVR is encoded by the coding sequence GTGCCTGACCCGAACGGTTTCCTGCGCTACAACCGGCGGCTGCCCGCGCGCCGCCCGGTGCCGGTGCGGATCAGCGACTGGCGTGAGGTGTACCCGCCGGCCGGCGAGGAACTGATCCGCGAGCAGGCGACCCGCTGCATGGACTGCGGCATCCCGTTCTGCCATGACGGCTGTCCGCTGGGCAACCGCATCCCGGACTGGAACGACCTGGTCCGCACCGGCAACTGGGACGCCGCGGTGGAGTCGCTGCACGCCACCAACAACTTCCCCGAGTTCACCGGCCGGCTCTGCCCGGCGCCCTGCGAGGCGGCCTGTGTGCTCGGCATCGGCGGCGGCCAGCCGGTCACCATCAAGCAGGTCGAGGTGGAGATCGCCGACGCGGCCGTCGCGCGGGGCGGGCTGTCGCCGCGGCCGGTGTCAGCGCCGACCGGCCGGTCGGTCGCCGTGGTCGGCTCCGGCCCCGCCGGCCTCGCCGCCGCGCAGCAACTCGCCCGCGCCGGTCACGCCGTGACGGTGTACGAGCGCGACGACGCGGCCGGCGGCCTCCTGCGGTACGGCATCCCCGACTTCAAACTGGAGAAGGTCCACGTCGACCGGCGGCTGGCCCAGCTCTCCGCCGAGGGCGTGCGCTTCCGCACCGGCGTGAACGTCGGAGTCGACGTCACCGCCGAGCAGTTGCGCGCCGAGTACGACGCGGTGCTGCTCACCTGCGGCGCGTTGCGGGGCCGGGACACTCCGGAGACGCCGGGCCGGCACCTGCGCGGCGTGTACCAGGCGATGGACCACCTCGTCGCGTCCAACCGGGTGGTCGCCGCGGCGGCCGGCGGTCGACCGGAGACGGCGGTGCTGCCCGACGGCACCCCGATCGACGCGGCCGGGAAGCACATCGTGATCATCGGGGGCGGTGACACGGCGGCGGACTGCCTGGGCGTGGCGCACCGCCAGGGCACCGCCGGCGTACACCAGTTGGACCTCTATCCGCAGCCGCCGCAGGCCCGCGACGAGGCCCGGGACCCGTGGCCGACCTGGCCGTGGCTGCTGCGCAGCTACCCGGCGCACGAGGAGGGCGGCGAGCGGGTCTTCGCCGTCGCGGTGCAGGAGTTCGTCGACGACGGCACCGGTCAGGTGCGGGCGGTGCGGATCGCCGAGGTGACCGTGGAGAAGCGGGACGGGCGGCGCGTCGTCACCCCGCTGCCCGGCTCGGAGCGGGAACTGCCGGCCGACCTGGTGCTGCTGGCGATCGGCTTCGAGGGCACCGAGGAACAACCGCTGCTCGACCAGTTCGGGGTCGGCCGCAACGCGCGGGGCGCGATCGACGCCCGGCCCGACTGGCAGACCGACACCGACGGCGTCTTCGTCGCAGGCGACATGCACCGGGGTGCCTCGCTGATCGTCTGGGCGATCGCCGAGGGCCGGGCCGCAGCCGCCGCCATCCACACCTACCTGGGCGGGACGGGCACCCTGCCCGCTCCGGTGGACCCGGCCCGGCAGCCCCTGGCCGTGCGGTAG